The nucleotide sequence CTTCACCTGCAAGTCGACGGCGGTCTGTTGACAGGGCTGCTCGGTAGTCTGACGGACCTGCTGAATACACTGTTGCTTGGGCTGGTGACGATTGATGTTCCGGCGCTGGTAGATATCCCGCTCTACATCGTGTTGGCTGAGGCAGAGGGGACGTTGGAAACACTCTCAGTAGATGAGATCGTGATGGCGGTACAGAACGGCCTGGCCAAAATCTATCTCGGTGCGATTCCGGATGATATCTTCTTCTCCGATCAAGTTATCGGTGCAGAGGATTTCGATGCGGTCAGTCTGGTGGATCTGAATCTCACTATCCTGGGGATTCCGACACCGGTCAAAGTCGATGTCAAAGCCTTTGCCAACGGTTCACCGTCTGCTTTCACGCCGATGAACTTCCTGCCGGTCAATGTTGAGCAGACTGACAGTGCATTCGCACCGTTGGGAGATACGACGGATGCCCTGGTGGCTGATCTTGTAGGGAACCTCGAACTGAACGTTACGATTGGCGGATTGACGCTTGGTACTTCAGACCCGCTGCTTGGAACGATCCTTGGCAGCGTCACGGATCTGTTGGCCAATACGATCGTTCCTGCACTCTCTCCGGTATTGAACTCCGTGAGTGATCTGCTCGGTACCTATACCGGTCGTGCGGACGTCACAATGCTCGGACTCATCGAGCATTATATTGTGCAGCCGTAAAGCACAGAGAATGAAACGGGGCTGTGCCCCACGAACGAAGGATTAAAATGAAGAGTTTATATTCAGTTGCAGCGGCGGCGGTACTGTTTGCTTCTGCGGCACACGCCGATTTTCCGGCGAAACGCATTGCATTCCCGGGCTTCTACATCGGGGGCAATGTCGGTTATGCAACCAGCAGGGTCAATGAGACCGATACGGCACAGGAAGCATGCGACGGCGACCCTGCCTGTACGGTGATCAGCTCCTCGATCGACGAGAACGCATTCGGGCTCAAACTGTTCGGAGGCTACCTTTTTAACGACTACTTTGCCGTTGAAGGCGGTTACTTCAACCTCGGCGAGGTGTCGTTCAAGCATGATACGAACACGGGTGAGACCTATAAAGGCAGCGCAAAAATGCAGGGGCTCAATGCCGACGTCGTCGGGCACCTCCCGATCCTCGAGCAGCTGACTGTCTTCGGGCGTCTCGGTGTCATGTACGCCGAAGTCAACAAAGACTACTCCTATTCGGGCGGAACCCTCTATATCAACGGTGTCCCGAAAGACATGAGCCCGGGACAGTGGGGGGCAGGCCTGAAACTCGGTGCCGGTGTACAGTACGACTTTACTCCGCGCCTCGGGGTCCGCGGTGAATGGGAAGGGTACCACATGGAAGAGGACGCTTCAGACTCCGGACTCGATATGAGC is from Sulfurimonas sp. HSL-1656 and encodes:
- a CDS encoding OmpA family protein — encoded protein: MKSLYSVAAAAVLFASAAHADFPAKRIAFPGFYIGGNVGYATSRVNETDTAQEACDGDPACTVISSSIDENAFGLKLFGGYLFNDYFAVEGGYFNLGEVSFKHDTNTGETYKGSAKMQGLNADVVGHLPILEQLTVFGRLGVMYAEVNKDYSYSGGTLYINGVPKDMSPGQWGAGLKLGAGVQYDFTPRLGVRGEWEGYHMEEDASDSGLDMSFWSVGIVYRFGEDPNAPVPPPEPEKVIVVKEVPVPAEPVVVEKVVEKEVIKEVPAEPVVIRKPVERVVLATDALFDFNKATVKPEGKAAIRDLVAKLQKDDKLTVTGHTDSIGSELYNLKLSQRRADAVKNELVANGIEADRIETKAKGESDPVATNATDEGRAQNRRVDIDIIAAPKAPEEEVTPPADEVTLPAGEAK